The proteins below come from a single Anguilla rostrata isolate EN2019 chromosome 3, ASM1855537v3, whole genome shotgun sequence genomic window:
- the LOC135249732 gene encoding D(1) dopamine receptor-like has translation MLPGAETMDLNFSTVLDSGLSETDSSVRVLTGCFLSSLIVSTLLGNTLVCAAVTKFRHLRSKVTNFFVISLAVSDLLVAILVMPWKAVTEVAGFWPFGSFCNIWVAFDIMCSTASILNLCIISVDRYWAISSPFRYERKMTPKVAFVMISVAWTLSLLISFIPVQLNWHKAQTTSYFDHNGSYGDLLLDNCDSSLNRTYAISSSLISFYIPVAIMIVTYTRIYRIAQKQIRRISALERAAESAKNRHNSMGNSSSVETESSFKMSFKRETKVLKTLSVIMGVFVCCWLPFFILNCMVPFCEQAHPNGSADFPCVSSTTFNVFVWFGWANSSLNPIIYAFNADFRKAFSILLGCHRLCPGSNAIEIVSINNNGAPPQLVHNQPKACFSKGCIPKEGNLRHGIPHTILSQDEELQKKGNAIEKISPALSGSLDSEADLSLDKINPTTQNGQNST, from the coding sequence GAGACAGACTCGTCTGTGCGTGTGCTAACTGGCTGTTTCCTGTCTTCGCTCATCGTGTCCACTCTTCTCGGGAACACATTAGTATGTGCCGCTGTTACCAAGTTCCGCCACCTTCGCTCCAAAGTAACTAACTTCTTTGTAATCTCACTGGCAGTGTCAGACCTGCTGGTGGCCATTTTGGTAATGCCATGGAAGGCTGTGACCGAAGTTGCTGGCTTCTGGCCATTTGGCTCCTTCTGTAACATATGGGTGGCATTTGACATAATGTGCTCTACGGCATCAATCTTGAACCTGTGCATCATTAGTGTAGACAGGTACTGGGCCATATCCAGCCCGTTCCGCTACGAGAGGAAGATGACGCCCAAAGTTGCATTTGTGATGATCAGTGTGGCATGGACTCTCTCGCTCCTCATCTCTTTCATCCCTGTACAGCTGAATTGGCACAAGGCGCAGACTACCAGCTACTTTGACCACAATGGCTCCTATGGGGATCTTCTGCTGGACAACTGTGACTCCAGTCTCAACAGGACTTACGCAATCTCATCTTCTCTAATTAGCTTCTACATTCCTGTGGCCATTATGATCGTCACATACACTCGGATTTACAGAATAGCCCAGAAACAGATCAGACGCATTTCTGCCCTGGAGAGAGCTGCAGAGAGTGCCAAGAACCGGCACAATAGCATGGGGAACAGCTCAAGCGTGGAAACGGAGAGCTCCTTCAAAATGTCCTTCAAAAGAGAAACTAAAGTCTTAAAGACCCTGTCTGTGAtaatgggtgtgtttgtgtgttgctggCTGCCCTTCTTCATCCTGAATTGTATGGTCCCCTTTTGTGAGCAGGCACACCCCAACGGTAGTGCCGACTTCCCCTGTGTCAGCTCCACCACCTTCAACGTGTTTGTCTGGTTTGGCTGGGCTAACTCTTCGCTTAACCCCATCATATATGCCTTCAATGCTGACTTTCGTAAAGCCTTTTCCATTCTTTTGGGCTGTCACAGACTGTGTCCAGGAAGCAATGCCATTGAGATAGTCAGCATCAACAACAATGGAGCACCACCACAACTGGTCCACAATCAGCCCAAAGCATGCTTCTCAAAAGGGTGCATCCCTAAAGAGGGCAACCTCAGGCACGGAATCCCTCACACCATCCTCAGCCAGGATGAGGAGCTGCAGAAGAAGGGGAATGCTATTGAGAAAATTTCTCCTGCTCTGTCAGGCAGCCTGGACAGTGAAGCTGACCTGTCTTTGGACAAGATAAACCCCACAACACAAAATGGGCAGAACAGCACATAA